The Nitrospira sp. genome contains a region encoding:
- the moaA gene encoding GTP 3',8-cyclase MoaA, which translates to MDQSMPQRSISPLRDAFGRPLGSLRLSVTDRCNLRCKYCMPEPEYVWLPREDLLSFEEMATLAGYFADLGVEKVRLTGGEPLLRRDLARFVRLLRQDRRIEEVALTTNGILLAEYAQGLYEAGLDRVTVSLDTLRPERFRQLAGRDEFSRVLEGIESVGKTGFASLKLDTVAIRGFNEDELSALIEFAKHYHAEVRFIEYMDVGGANEWSMDKVLSQDMILASLSRRYGRVTPLPERGSAPAQRFLLPDGTIFGIIPSTTMPFCAQCDRSRVTADGFWYLCLYATSGIDLRKPLRMGSSPVQMREMIGAGWTTRRDRGAEERKALERVGLRAGGLIDIDQLRQDPHLEMHARGG; encoded by the coding sequence ATGGATCAGTCCATGCCGCAGCGTTCTATCTCCCCTCTACGCGATGCATTCGGTCGCCCGCTCGGTAGTCTTCGCCTGTCGGTCACGGACCGATGCAATCTCCGCTGCAAATATTGTATGCCGGAACCGGAGTATGTCTGGCTTCCACGCGAGGATCTTCTAAGCTTCGAGGAAATGGCGACGCTTGCGGGATACTTCGCCGATCTCGGAGTGGAGAAGGTCAGACTGACCGGAGGAGAACCGCTCTTGCGACGGGACCTTGCACGGTTTGTGCGGTTGCTGCGGCAGGATCGGCGGATTGAGGAAGTGGCCTTGACGACGAATGGTATTCTGTTGGCCGAGTATGCCCAAGGGCTCTATGAAGCGGGTCTTGACCGGGTGACGGTCAGTTTGGATACGCTCCGACCGGAGCGGTTCCGTCAATTGGCCGGGCGCGATGAATTTTCACGAGTGTTGGAGGGTATCGAATCGGTCGGTAAGACGGGTTTTGCGAGTTTGAAACTCGACACGGTTGCGATCCGGGGATTCAACGAAGATGAACTGAGTGCGTTGATCGAATTCGCCAAACACTATCACGCTGAGGTTCGTTTCATTGAGTACATGGATGTTGGGGGGGCGAACGAGTGGAGCATGGACAAAGTTCTGTCGCAAGACATGATCCTGGCATCCTTGAGTCGACGGTATGGCCGGGTCACGCCGCTTCCGGAACGGGGGAGTGCTCCAGCCCAGCGATTCTTGTTGCCGGACGGCACAATCTTTGGGATTATTCCGTCGACGACGATGCCTTTTTGCGCCCAGTGCGACCGCAGTCGTGTCACGGCCGACGGATTTTGGTATCTGTGCCTGTACGCTACGTCCGGTATTGATTTGCGCAAGCCGCTCCGTATGGGAAGCAGTCCTGTGCAAATGCGGGAGATGATCGGGGCCGGATGGACGACCCGCCGTGATCGTGGAGCGGAAGAGCGTAAGGCCTTGGAGCGGGTTGGGCTTCGAGCCGGAGGGTTGATCGACATTGATCAGCTTCGGCAAGATCCGCATCTGGAGATGCATGCCCGTGGCGGATAA
- a CDS encoding sulfite exporter TauE/SafE family protein: MPDMQVATLLGVGFLLGLRHALDTDHLAAVSTVLAERPSLLASGAVGLWWGIGHTLTLLLVGAVVLAWGVHIPAQFEVIAESCVAVLLILLGVTLAFRLYRERWHVHSHHHDGRPHVHFHSHQRQEDHRHRHWMTELIRPLCIGMAHGLAGSAALMLMILATTTDVVAGLLSILVFGVGSIIGMMVIGLTISVPIIYSRSVSRQLFVGVQGFASLASVSVGVWMLVELTSSAIG, from the coding sequence ATGCCGGACATGCAGGTTGCGACATTGCTAGGAGTCGGCTTTCTGCTTGGGCTGCGGCACGCCCTGGATACCGATCATCTTGCAGCGGTTTCCACGGTGCTTGCTGAGCGACCGTCGCTCTTGGCGTCCGGCGCCGTTGGGTTATGGTGGGGCATCGGGCATACCCTGACCTTATTGCTTGTAGGGGCGGTCGTTCTTGCTTGGGGAGTTCATATCCCCGCACAATTCGAAGTCATCGCTGAATCGTGTGTGGCCGTCTTGCTGATCCTGCTCGGCGTCACGTTGGCCTTTAGGCTCTACCGGGAGCGATGGCACGTGCATAGCCATCACCACGACGGCCGCCCGCACGTTCATTTTCACAGTCACCAACGACAGGAAGATCATCGTCATCGGCATTGGATGACCGAGTTGATTCGTCCACTCTGTATCGGTATGGCGCATGGGCTGGCTGGATCCGCCGCGCTGATGTTGATGATTCTTGCCACAACGACAGACGTGGTCGCCGGCCTCTTGTCGATTCTCGTCTTCGGGGTAGGGTCTATTATCGGTATGATGGTGATCGGCCTGACGATCAGTGTTCCGATCATCTATTCACGTTCGGTCAGCCGGCAACTTTTTGTCGGGGTACAGGGTTTTGCCAGTCTTGCCAGTGTCTCGGTCGGGGTGTGGATGCTGGTCGAGTTGACGTCGTCCGCGATCGGGTAG
- a CDS encoding LPS-assembly protein LptD, whose product MVDPFLWICRWLLLVVTVLFLSPYPGSAAENRVGAGASPASSAPLDITAERIDYRQDTEVYDADGSVVIQQGMMRLTADHVTIQVLPGILTAIGHVHLTDPQADVTAERMDININTEAGVAAHGQLYVPSTNTLVSGRLLQRFSEYHYRAKDGSFTNCDAQGGEVPAWRFRFKDLDMGMGDTLAFKSGWFCLFDVPTIPLPTFSYPLTKRQTGFLIPTVGYDSRFGTHVRGSFFWAINPSQDLTISPSYYSNLGYGSDVEYRYVLDRRSRGKWYLSYLQQTQLSGVSGATDTGANAEKSRATLTGSHTQFITDTLLLRANANLVTDPNFLQQLSNSGVLRALPSAESNLMATQRLPYGNLYLLGLYLQPLQAGGKDTFQRLPEAGYNLPYVSLFNSPLLLGMEGNYVNFYRDQGFTLNRINMVPGIATEVIQLGHMIGIRPQAKFREVYYTRGAQSEEGQHRETFWLGVDATSKLARRFSLADGGSLLHTVEPSVTYEYVPSTRQSELTQIDQVDDLPKKNLLTYMMRSRVLESGKQTAFNWLDLTVAQSYRVGDVQMMARDFTPGVLPFLGSVTQPLQPATVSIQGKKFSDIWMRAVIGNNLPPFAGISQLDAPIFGRAAQAWAMRPPINRYLTIDAFFDPYQPGVSQFNTDLRFQEGTNWYFEVGQRYTREGNRVRRGDLWNPISFNEVYAPTQEIQFVTMGGAVRTPWGWAFGAKAYYDVKNGRSPELDAVALYQNPCKCWSVGFYYLKFPDREQYSFMLSLTGVGWTESTGTVVMRTLLSPLLWGERGLPWAAPGGPYGLPPQASGAADGSTGAQTGR is encoded by the coding sequence ATGGTAGATCCTTTCTTGTGGATCTGCCGGTGGCTCCTGCTCGTCGTCACCGTGCTCTTCCTCTCTCCATATCCTGGATCAGCTGCGGAAAACCGGGTTGGCGCCGGAGCGTCGCCCGCCTCATCCGCCCCTCTCGATATCACTGCGGAACGCATTGACTATCGGCAAGACACGGAAGTGTATGACGCGGACGGGTCGGTCGTGATCCAACAGGGCATGATGAGGCTGACCGCCGATCATGTCACCATTCAGGTTCTTCCGGGGATTCTGACGGCTATTGGCCATGTGCATCTAACGGATCCGCAGGCGGATGTCACGGCCGAACGGATGGACATCAATATCAACACCGAGGCCGGTGTCGCCGCGCACGGGCAACTCTACGTTCCGTCTACCAACACGCTGGTTTCGGGTCGGCTGTTGCAGCGATTTTCAGAATACCATTACCGGGCGAAAGACGGCAGCTTTACAAACTGTGATGCGCAAGGGGGCGAAGTGCCGGCGTGGCGGTTCCGGTTTAAGGATCTTGATATGGGCATGGGTGATACATTGGCGTTCAAAAGCGGGTGGTTCTGTCTATTCGATGTCCCGACCATTCCCTTGCCTACCTTTTCCTATCCGCTGACCAAACGCCAGACCGGATTTCTTATTCCAACCGTCGGGTATGACAGTCGCTTCGGCACCCACGTACGGGGAAGTTTTTTCTGGGCCATCAATCCGAGTCAGGATCTCACCATTTCACCGTCCTACTACAGTAACTTGGGATATGGGTCGGATGTCGAGTATCGGTATGTCCTGGACCGGCGATCCCGTGGAAAGTGGTATCTGAGCTATTTGCAACAGACACAGCTTTCCGGTGTCTCGGGCGCGACCGACACCGGAGCGAATGCCGAAAAATCACGGGCAACACTGACCGGTAGTCATACGCAATTCATTACCGATACGCTTTTGCTCCGAGCGAACGCGAATTTGGTCACCGACCCGAACTTTCTTCAACAGTTGAGCAATTCGGGGGTGCTGCGAGCCTTACCGAGCGCCGAATCAAACCTTATGGCGACCCAGCGGCTGCCCTACGGCAACCTCTATCTCTTGGGTCTCTACCTACAGCCGTTACAAGCCGGTGGAAAGGACACGTTTCAACGTCTGCCGGAGGCCGGCTACAACCTTCCCTACGTCTCACTGTTCAATTCGCCTCTCTTGTTGGGCATGGAAGGCAATTACGTCAACTTTTACCGAGATCAAGGGTTTACGCTCAACAGGATCAATATGGTTCCTGGGATTGCGACTGAGGTAATTCAGCTTGGGCACATGATTGGGATCCGCCCGCAAGCAAAGTTCCGTGAGGTGTATTACACGCGGGGAGCGCAGTCAGAGGAAGGACAGCATCGGGAGACTTTTTGGTTGGGGGTGGACGCCACCTCCAAGCTGGCGCGCCGGTTTTCGCTCGCTGACGGGGGTAGCCTGTTGCACACAGTCGAACCCTCTGTGACGTACGAGTATGTGCCGTCCACGAGGCAATCCGAACTGACTCAAATCGACCAGGTCGACGACCTGCCGAAAAAGAATCTGCTGACCTATATGATGCGTAGCCGTGTGCTGGAATCAGGTAAACAAACGGCATTCAACTGGTTGGACCTGACCGTGGCTCAGAGTTATCGTGTCGGCGATGTGCAGATGATGGCTCGGGATTTCACGCCGGGCGTCCTTCCCTTCCTGGGGTCCGTTACACAACCGCTCCAGCCGGCTACGGTATCCATTCAAGGGAAGAAATTTTCTGATATCTGGATGCGGGCCGTCATCGGCAACAACCTCCCGCCGTTTGCGGGGATCTCACAACTGGATGCCCCAATATTCGGACGCGCCGCCCAGGCCTGGGCGATGCGGCCTCCCATAAATCGATACCTGACGATTGACGCGTTCTTCGATCCCTATCAGCCAGGCGTGAGCCAGTTCAACACGGATCTTCGGTTTCAAGAAGGAACCAATTGGTATTTCGAAGTAGGCCAACGGTACACGAGAGAAGGCAATCGAGTGCGGCGAGGCGATCTTTGGAATCCTATCTCGTTCAACGAGGTGTATGCCCCGACACAGGAGATCCAGTTTGTCACGATGGGCGGCGCGGTGCGCACTCCGTGGGGATGGGCTTTCGGGGCGAAAGCGTACTATGACGTCAAGAATGGAAGAAGTCCTGAATTGGATGCGGTGGCGCTGTATCAGAACCCATGCAAGTGTTGGTCGGTCGGGTTTTATTATCTGAAATTCCCCGATCGTGAGCAGTACAGCTTCATGTTGAGTCTCACGGGGGTCGGTTGGACCGAGAGCACCGGAACCGTCGTGATGCGGACGCTACTGAGCCCGCTCCTGTGGGGCGAGCGTGGCCTTCCGTGGGCGGCTCCAGGCGGGCCCTATGGGCTCCCTCCTCAAGCCTCCGGGGCAGCTGATGGATCGACGGGAGCTCAAACAGGGCGATGA
- a CDS encoding molybdenum cofactor biosynthesis protein MoaE, producing the protein MVTVKLFGMTKMMAGNRGSLSLDLANGRRVKDLVGAITSGYPAIGELLHKKKVLVSVNQEIAHEETEIKDGDEIALLPPFAGGTGMNDETDDRQFVRVQQEDFSVDAEINRVRGRSKRIGGVSIFLGTARDRSKGREVDSLTFEHYEGMAQTTLREIRERALKDFDILELLIIHRYGEITIGENIVLIIAGAEHRADAFRACKWAIDELKQITPIWKLEHTPEGEVWVEEHP; encoded by the coding sequence ATGGTAACGGTCAAGTTATTCGGGATGACGAAAATGATGGCCGGCAATCGGGGATCGTTGTCATTGGATTTGGCGAATGGTCGGCGGGTCAAGGATCTGGTCGGAGCCATCACTAGCGGCTATCCTGCAATCGGGGAACTGCTTCACAAGAAGAAGGTGCTGGTATCGGTGAATCAGGAAATCGCGCACGAGGAGACAGAAATCAAAGATGGGGATGAGATCGCTCTGCTGCCCCCTTTCGCCGGCGGGACTGGCATGAACGATGAGACGGACGACCGCCAATTCGTCCGCGTCCAGCAGGAAGATTTTTCCGTCGATGCCGAGATCAACCGCGTCCGTGGCCGGTCCAAACGAATCGGCGGCGTCTCGATCTTTTTAGGGACGGCGCGTGACCGGTCGAAAGGGCGGGAGGTGGATAGCCTCACCTTTGAGCACTATGAGGGAATGGCGCAAACAACGTTGCGTGAGATTCGAGAGCGGGCGCTGAAAGATTTCGATATCCTCGAACTGCTCATTATCCACCGGTATGGAGAGATTACAATCGGCGAGAACATTGTGCTGATCATTGCCGGTGCCGAACATCGTGCGGACGCGTTCCGTGCCTGCAAGTGGGCCATTGATGAATTAAAGCAGATCACGCCGATTTGGAAGCTGGAACACACGCCTGAAGGAGAGGTGTGGGTCGAGGAGCACCCATAA
- the trxA gene encoding thioredoxin — MILTLKEGEDVAGDALKVEDSTWDAEVMKASELVMVDFWAVWCGPCQMVAPIVDELAKEYDGKLKVRKLNTDENPEVAGRYQVMSIPTILFFKNGQPVEKLVGARPKRQFKEVIDSLLAQHAGTA, encoded by the coding sequence ATGATTTTAACCCTGAAGGAGGGCGAAGACGTGGCTGGTGACGCCTTGAAAGTTGAAGATTCGACTTGGGATGCCGAAGTCATGAAGGCCTCGGAACTTGTCATGGTGGATTTTTGGGCCGTGTGGTGCGGCCCCTGTCAAATGGTGGCTCCCATCGTTGATGAATTGGCCAAAGAGTACGACGGGAAGCTCAAAGTCCGAAAGCTGAACACCGACGAGAATCCGGAAGTGGCCGGTCGTTACCAGGTGATGAGCATTCCCACCATTCTCTTTTTTAAGAATGGTCAGCCGGTTGAAAAGCTGGTAGGAGCCAGGCCAAAACGCCAATTCAAGGAAGTCATCGATTCGCTCCTCGCGCAACATGCGGGGACTGCCTAG
- a CDS encoding response regulator, translating to MSITSEQLETRPTVLVVDDEAGPRDSLKVILRPFFDIHAVENAKTALEVLRSEPIDLITLDQKLPDRHGLDLLQEIKRDHPNVEVVIITGYGSLRAAMEGTRHGAAGYLLKPFNINELITLIQQTMEKKRRLDFLRHCLKTSTELWGSEGESVGAWDRLKAGYFALCTKSEGDFVSEQEGGMNLLPLLSDILEATDRQLLNHSSRVSFNATLMAARLSLTLSEQKTLAMGAFLHDIGKAGLPSYRFAEDQILPSGEPAVCKEHCDRGARLIKPLGLPIEVGQIIASHHERWDGQGYPRGLQGAEIPLLARIVCIAQAFDHLTADTPGRSSLSIDAAIHQISLQSHTHFDPLLLELFIDVVKESTASIPATTIAPAA from the coding sequence ATGAGCATAACTTCTGAGCAGCTTGAAACAAGGCCCACTGTACTAGTTGTTGATGATGAGGCGGGCCCTCGAGATTCTCTTAAAGTCATCCTTCGTCCCTTCTTCGACATCCACGCTGTGGAAAATGCCAAGACAGCGTTGGAAGTTCTAAGAAGCGAGCCTATCGATCTCATTACACTGGATCAGAAGCTTCCAGACCGCCATGGGCTGGACCTCCTTCAGGAGATTAAGCGCGATCATCCCAATGTGGAGGTCGTAATTATCACAGGCTATGGGAGTCTAAGGGCTGCCATGGAAGGCACTCGGCACGGAGCCGCGGGTTACTTGCTTAAGCCGTTCAACATCAACGAGCTTATTACCCTCATCCAGCAGACGATGGAAAAGAAACGCCGACTCGACTTTCTTCGTCATTGCCTGAAGACATCAACAGAGCTCTGGGGATCGGAGGGAGAAAGCGTAGGGGCCTGGGATAGGCTTAAGGCAGGATACTTTGCTCTTTGCACGAAATCAGAGGGTGATTTTGTCTCGGAACAAGAAGGGGGAATGAACCTCCTGCCGCTCCTCTCGGATATCCTGGAGGCCACGGACCGTCAATTGCTTAATCATTCGAGCCGTGTGAGTTTCAATGCCACGTTGATGGCTGCCAGGCTGAGCCTTACGCTCTCCGAACAAAAGACGTTGGCCATGGGAGCCTTCCTGCATGATATAGGGAAAGCCGGCCTTCCATCTTATAGATTTGCAGAAGACCAGATCCTACCGTCAGGTGAGCCGGCCGTGTGTAAGGAACATTGCGACAGAGGTGCGCGGCTGATTAAGCCACTGGGCTTGCCAATCGAGGTAGGGCAAATCATCGCATCCCACCACGAACGATGGGATGGGCAAGGCTATCCTCGCGGACTTCAAGGCGCGGAGATTCCGCTGCTGGCCCGTATTGTCTGCATCGCCCAAGCATTTGATCACCTGACTGCGGACACGCCAGGCCGATCTTCCCTCTCCATCGATGCCGCAATCCACCAGATCTCGCTTCAATCGCATACACATTTCGACCCGCTCCTCCTGGAGCTCTTCATTGACGTCGTAAAGGAATCCACTGCCTCTATTCCCGCCACGACTATCGCCCCTGCCGCATAA
- a CDS encoding acetyl-CoA carboxylase carboxyltransferase subunit beta encodes MAWFKKDKPAESVPPPRSKGSEGMWLKCNHCREIVYRKEVDRNNKVCPKCEYHFPISVTERIGLLIDLGTFKEWDVGLEAQDPLTFHDTKSYRERVKAHQEKTGRKDALVIGEGTVNGRRVVLCVFDFSFMGGSMGSVVGEKLCRAIDRALELKLPVILVTASGGARMQEGIFSLMQMAKTSTAVAKLGEAKLPFISILSDPTFGGVTASVAMLGDVIIAEPKALIGFAGPRVIEQTIKQQLPDQFQRSEFLLEHGMIDMIVERKRLKETVGTLVNHF; translated from the coding sequence ATGGCGTGGTTCAAGAAAGACAAGCCGGCAGAATCAGTCCCGCCGCCTCGCTCTAAAGGCAGCGAGGGGATGTGGCTCAAGTGCAATCACTGCCGGGAAATCGTCTATCGGAAAGAAGTCGACCGGAACAACAAGGTCTGCCCGAAGTGCGAGTATCATTTCCCTATTTCAGTCACGGAACGGATCGGATTGCTTATCGATCTCGGGACGTTCAAAGAATGGGATGTCGGATTGGAGGCTCAAGATCCCTTGACTTTTCACGACACCAAGTCTTATCGAGAGCGAGTGAAGGCACACCAAGAAAAGACCGGTCGAAAAGATGCTCTCGTGATCGGTGAAGGCACGGTGAATGGCCGCCGCGTGGTGCTGTGTGTGTTCGATTTCAGCTTCATGGGCGGCAGTATGGGCTCGGTGGTTGGTGAAAAACTCTGCCGCGCGATCGATCGGGCTTTGGAGTTAAAATTGCCCGTCATTCTGGTGACCGCCTCCGGGGGAGCACGGATGCAGGAAGGTATCTTCTCGTTGATGCAGATGGCCAAAACGTCGACGGCGGTGGCGAAGTTGGGAGAAGCCAAACTGCCCTTCATTTCAATCCTCTCCGATCCTACGTTCGGGGGTGTCACGGCCAGTGTGGCGATGTTGGGAGATGTGATTATTGCGGAACCGAAAGCCTTGATCGGTTTTGCCGGACCTCGAGTGATCGAACAGACGATCAAACAGCAATTGCCGGATCAATTCCAACGGTCTGAATTCCTTCTCGAGCACGGGATGATCGATATGATCGTCGAGCGCAAGCGTCTTAAGGAGACGGTCGGCACTCTCGTGAATCATTTTTAG
- the recN gene encoding DNA repair protein RecN, with the protein MLTELRITNFAVIEQLSLNIDSGFTVLTGETGTGKSLLIDAVALLVGGRASNDQIRFGADEAHLEASFEIPPAHPILQVLRAQEILGPQDSELIIRRIIARSGRNRVYLNGVLSPVHLLEEFAGTLIDIHGQHDQQSVLSNPAQLEVLDAFGRLQELRLTYRTTHQDWVRSRQERAELAVAMQQRAQREDLLKFQRQELDEAVCRIGEEEVLQAERQRLGSSRRLAELVSEAQERIQGDGHGILTNVTLTERVLGELTHIDPEMEGTSRLASEAKVLLKEVADSLRSYTERLDADPMRLTAIEDRLALIQNMKKKYGGTIEAVLATHERVKDELEQLWRSDSEIERYDRLIHEQQVKVSDLARRLSDKRKEAAKRLTKLVGKELDALRMGSVRFLVQVMPNEAYGSDGVDRVEFLLSANVGEPLKPMSRVTSGGELSRVMLALKSVLADVDHVPVLIFDEIDTGVGGAVAATIGKRLRALGQYHQVLCITHLPQVASQARHHFCVEKSEVKGRTVASVRVLAGMSREGEIARMLGGERVTQKTRATAAELIAGAHE; encoded by the coding sequence ATGCTCACTGAGCTGCGTATCACCAATTTTGCCGTCATTGAACAGCTGAGTCTGAACATAGACTCAGGGTTTACCGTGTTAACCGGCGAAACAGGGACCGGTAAGTCCCTGTTAATCGATGCGGTGGCCCTTCTGGTCGGTGGGCGCGCCTCAAACGACCAGATTCGGTTCGGCGCAGACGAAGCGCACCTTGAGGCATCATTCGAAATTCCTCCCGCGCATCCCATCCTCCAAGTCCTGCGAGCCCAAGAGATTCTTGGCCCACAGGACTCTGAGCTTATCATTCGGCGCATCATTGCCCGATCAGGAAGGAACAGAGTGTACCTGAACGGAGTATTGAGCCCGGTCCATCTGCTTGAAGAGTTTGCCGGTACGTTGATCGATATCCACGGTCAGCATGATCAGCAATCGGTATTGTCCAATCCCGCTCAGCTTGAAGTTCTCGATGCGTTCGGTCGTTTGCAGGAATTGCGGCTCACGTATCGAACGACGCATCAGGATTGGGTACGTTCCCGTCAAGAGCGCGCTGAGCTGGCTGTTGCCATGCAGCAGCGGGCGCAGCGGGAAGATCTTTTGAAGTTTCAACGGCAGGAATTGGATGAGGCCGTCTGCCGTATCGGAGAGGAAGAGGTTTTGCAAGCCGAACGCCAACGCTTGGGTTCGTCACGCCGTCTGGCTGAACTGGTGTCGGAGGCTCAGGAACGGATTCAAGGTGATGGTCATGGCATCTTGACTAACGTGACGTTGACGGAACGCGTGTTGGGTGAACTGACCCACATCGACCCTGAGATGGAAGGGACGAGTCGGCTCGCATCTGAGGCCAAAGTACTGCTGAAGGAAGTCGCAGATAGTCTTCGTAGTTACACCGAACGTTTGGACGCAGACCCGATGCGGTTGACGGCGATCGAGGATCGTTTGGCTCTCATCCAGAACATGAAGAAGAAGTATGGTGGGACTATCGAGGCCGTTCTGGCGACGCATGAGCGGGTGAAGGACGAGCTGGAGCAGCTCTGGCGATCGGACAGTGAGATCGAGCGATATGATCGACTCATTCATGAACAACAGGTGAAGGTTTCGGACTTGGCACGGCGGCTTTCGGACAAACGAAAGGAAGCAGCAAAACGGTTGACGAAACTGGTGGGCAAGGAGCTTGATGCGTTGAGAATGGGATCCGTACGCTTCCTGGTCCAGGTCATGCCGAACGAGGCGTATGGCTCGGATGGAGTCGATCGTGTCGAGTTTCTGTTGTCCGCCAATGTCGGAGAACCGTTGAAGCCCATGTCTCGCGTGACATCCGGGGGGGAACTCTCCCGAGTGATGCTGGCCCTGAAATCCGTCCTTGCCGACGTCGATCATGTGCCGGTTTTGATCTTCGACGAAATAGATACGGGAGTCGGAGGGGCGGTTGCGGCGACGATCGGGAAACGGTTACGGGCGCTGGGGCAGTATCATCAAGTATTATGTATCACTCATCTGCCGCAGGTGGCTTCCCAAGCCCGCCATCATTTCTGTGTAGAAAAATCGGAAGTGAAGGGACGGACGGTGGCTTCAGTGCGTGTGCTGGCCGGAATGAGCCGCGAGGGTGAAATTGCGCGTATGCTCGGCGGGGAACGGGTGACTCAAAAGACTCGGGCGACGGCGGCAGAATTGATCGCCGGAGCGCACGAATAA
- a CDS encoding bifunctional folylpolyglutamate synthase/dihydrofolate synthase: MSYSSVIEYLYSLQKHGIKLGLETMRLLLERVGNPHHALHVLHIGGTNGKGSTAAMAAAVLQHSGRRVGLYTSPHLIEFRERIRVNGCVITEDRVGELITRLRAALKHDLQPTFFEMTTALAFLYFAESEVDVAVLEVGLGGRFDATNVMERPLGSAITTIGLDHQEYLGHTEGAIAFEKGGIIKPSVPVVVGRMGSEAETVLRRIAVDRTAPLWQLGREFHVEGNDSKVFAYRGVTRVIEGLACGLAGRHQWDNAACALALLEAAGQLGLATNDTAVREGLRTVSWDGRLESIDESPKVLLDGAHNPAAAHALARYLNEYSTNHPTSRIILVWGMMRDKDHRGFIAPLLPMVSEIVLTQAALARSATIQDLRAALQEWHGSLSESVLPMDALAVARSRAMPHDLICIAGSLMLLGDIKAAVSGCGLSPIRG; the protein is encoded by the coding sequence ATGAGCTACTCCTCCGTTATCGAATACCTTTACAGCCTTCAAAAGCACGGCATCAAGCTGGGTCTGGAGACCATGCGGCTCCTCTTGGAGAGGGTCGGCAATCCTCACCACGCACTTCATGTGCTTCATATCGGAGGTACCAATGGCAAAGGGTCGACCGCGGCAATGGCCGCGGCGGTGCTTCAACATTCAGGCCGGCGCGTCGGGCTCTATACATCTCCCCATCTGATCGAATTCCGTGAACGGATTCGTGTCAATGGTTGCGTGATCACGGAAGATCGCGTAGGAGAGTTGATCACGCGATTGAGGGCCGCCCTGAAACACGATCTGCAGCCGACTTTTTTTGAGATGACGACGGCCCTCGCGTTCCTGTACTTCGCAGAGTCTGAAGTCGACGTCGCCGTACTGGAAGTCGGGTTGGGCGGACGGTTTGACGCGACCAACGTCATGGAACGACCGCTCGGCAGCGCAATCACGACGATCGGTCTGGATCATCAGGAGTACTTGGGGCACACGGAGGGTGCGATCGCCTTCGAAAAAGGGGGCATCATCAAGCCGTCCGTACCGGTCGTGGTGGGACGTATGGGGTCGGAAGCTGAAACCGTGCTGCGCCGGATCGCTGTCGATCGGACGGCACCGTTGTGGCAGCTGGGCCGCGAGTTTCATGTTGAAGGGAATGACTCCAAGGTGTTTGCGTATCGCGGAGTGACACGTGTGATCGAGGGGCTGGCTTGCGGCCTGGCAGGGCGCCACCAGTGGGACAACGCCGCTTGTGCGTTGGCACTGCTTGAAGCTGCCGGTCAATTGGGGCTGGCAACGAATGACACGGCCGTACGTGAGGGCCTCCGGACTGTGTCATGGGACGGTCGCCTAGAGTCCATCGATGAGTCTCCGAAGGTTTTGCTCGATGGCGCACATAACCCTGCCGCGGCGCATGCGCTCGCACGATATCTGAACGAATATTCCACAAATCATCCAACTTCTCGGATTATTCTGGTGTGGGGCATGATGCGCGATAAAGATCATCGGGGATTCATCGCGCCGTTGCTGCCGATGGTGTCGGAGATCGTGTTGACACAGGCGGCTCTTGCACGATCTGCCACGATTCAAGATCTTCGCGCAGCCCTGCAAGAATGGCATGGCTCGCTGTCGGAGTCCGTTCTTCCTATGGATGCGCTGGCAGTTGCCAGAAGCCGGGCAATGCCTCACGATCTTATCTGTATAGCCGGATCACTCATGCTCCTGGGGGATATCAAAGCGGCAGTAAGCGGCTGTGGTCTGTCACCGATCCGTGGTTAA